The following proteins are encoded in a genomic region of Spirosoma sp. SC4-14:
- a CDS encoding aryl-sulfate sulfotransferase: MKHALYLFVFLLVVAGCKHNTNDIPTPTNPLTFSVLSDSISINPYGYTPLSALVNFTGPVEGKTFIRVRGKHGSITNVENVFNDKGTAHSIPVIGLYANYLNTVDVRLLNDSGDTLAASTLTIQTGDLPPNMPTAITASAFDESKVTPGLVLVSNYSDRDTGSPSTPFLMDAYGDIRWVLDYRNHSQLKTLSYDDGIERLRNGNFFFGDINSSAVYEVDLLGKVVTSWSLQGYLFHHNVIEKPDGNFILTATKPGSMGLSGIETIEDYVIEVDRKSGQVLNEWDLKQSLDEQRTALSASPFVTANDWFHGNSVVYDSTDNTIIVSGRHQGVVKLDYQNQIKWILAAHRGWGTNRRDEDLNQYLLQPLDANGVAITDPEVLDGSKISADFEWNWYQHSNIQLPNGDVMVFDNGDIREYDSGASRYSRAVSYKIDPVKMTVQQTWAYGKERGLETYSQIISSVQYLGQSNHVVFAPGYQVENTTGKGGKVVEIDMKTKEVVSEISISAANLWGFHRAKKMSAYPGTL, encoded by the coding sequence ATGAAACACGCATTATATTTATTTGTTTTTTTGCTCGTCGTTGCTGGTTGCAAGCACAACACAAACGACATTCCTACGCCTACTAACCCACTAACTTTTTCGGTACTTTCTGATTCCATATCTATAAATCCTTACGGATATACACCATTATCTGCATTAGTAAATTTCACCGGCCCCGTAGAGGGTAAAACATTCATTCGGGTTCGGGGCAAACATGGTTCAATTACCAATGTTGAGAATGTTTTTAATGACAAAGGCACTGCTCATTCCATACCAGTTATTGGCCTGTACGCAAATTATCTGAATACTGTTGATGTGCGACTACTCAATGACAGTGGCGATACATTAGCCGCCAGCACGCTTACGATTCAGACGGGCGATTTGCCCCCTAACATGCCAACCGCAATTACGGCCAGTGCTTTTGATGAAAGTAAGGTTACGCCAGGTCTGGTTCTGGTCAGTAACTATTCTGACCGGGATACGGGTAGTCCCTCTACGCCTTTCCTGATGGATGCCTATGGCGATATTCGCTGGGTATTAGACTACCGAAACCACAGTCAGTTGAAAACGCTTAGTTATGACGATGGCATTGAACGACTAAGAAATGGTAATTTCTTTTTTGGGGATATTAATAGCTCTGCGGTATATGAAGTTGATCTGTTAGGGAAGGTCGTTACTAGCTGGAGTTTACAAGGCTATTTATTCCATCATAACGTTATTGAAAAGCCAGACGGCAATTTTATACTAACGGCCACTAAGCCCGGAAGCATGGGCCTTAGTGGCATAGAAACTATCGAGGACTATGTAATAGAAGTAGACCGTAAATCGGGGCAAGTTCTCAATGAATGGGATCTTAAACAGTCGCTCGATGAGCAGCGAACGGCTTTATCTGCAAGTCCTTTTGTAACGGCTAATGATTGGTTCCATGGAAACTCTGTAGTTTACGATTCAACCGATAATACAATTATTGTTTCGGGACGCCATCAGGGAGTTGTTAAACTGGACTATCAAAATCAGATTAAGTGGATTTTAGCAGCCCATAGAGGATGGGGTACAAACCGGCGCGACGAAGATCTGAACCAGTATTTATTACAGCCGCTTGATGCCAATGGTGTTGCTATCACAGATCCAGAAGTACTCGATGGTTCGAAAATTAGTGCTGACTTCGAGTGGAACTGGTATCAACACAGTAATATTCAACTGCCTAATGGCGATGTAATGGTATTTGATAATGGCGACATACGCGAATACGATAGCGGGGCCAGTCGGTATAGCCGGGCTGTTTCTTACAAGATAGACCCTGTTAAAATGACGGTTCAGCAAACCTGGGCCTATGGAAAAGAGAGAGGGTTAGAAACATATTCGCAGATTATAAGCAGTGTGCAGTATTTAGGCCAATCGAACCATGTTGTGTTTGCACCCGGCTATCAGGTGGAGAATACTACGGGTAAAGGCGGAAAAGTGGTGGAGATTGATATGAAAACCAAAGAGGTCGTTTCTGAGATCAGTATATCGGCCGCTAATTTGTGGGGATTTCACCGGGCCAAGAAGATGAGCGCTTACCCAGGCACACTGTAA
- a CDS encoding prolyl oligopeptidase family serine peptidase gives MRFIHLIRLSLMLSSSVAAAQTNGSLVYPKARKTDQTDTYHGTTVADPYRWLEDDRSAETAEWVKAENKVTFDYLSQIPYRGQLQQRLEEVYNYPKYSAPRRKGDWFYFSKNDGLQNQSVLYRQKGLDGTPELVIDPNKLSTDGTTRLGVFSLSKNGNYAVVGLSKGGSDWQEYQIMDLATKQYLPEKIEWVKVSGAAWQGNGFYYSRYPKPEGSALASKNENHQVFYHTLNTPQSADRLVYEDPKNPQRFHIASTTDDERFLLLSVSDRGKGKDGNALFYIDSKSGSNSFSPVIADVTDFSYGVVDNDNDRLLILTNEKAPNSKVIAFDTKKKSFATLIAEKSDPIAENSVSAAGDKLFVEYSKDVTSVVQVFNYAGKPESTVKLPAIGSVGGFGGEKDDKFVFYTFTSFTFPPTIYRYDIASGKSTVFRAPEVDFKPTDYETKQVFYTSKDGTKVPMFLTYRKGLKLDGTNPTLLYGYGGFNISLPPAFSPLRIPFLEQGGVYAQANLRGGSEYGEKWHEQGMKLKKQNVFDDFIAAAEYLIAQKYTSPAKLAIQGGSNGGLLVGAVMNQRPDLFRVAIPQVGVMDMLRFHKFTIGWNWIADYGSSDNAEEFKALHAYSPLHNLKAGINYPATLITTADHDDRVVPAHSFKYAATLQEVYKGPNPVLIRIDTNSGHGASNTKKNIETTADIYSFILWNMGIKSLREVASN, from the coding sequence GACTATTTGTCGCAAATTCCGTACCGGGGGCAACTTCAGCAGCGGCTCGAAGAGGTTTATAATTATCCCAAATACTCTGCTCCCCGCCGAAAAGGCGACTGGTTCTACTTCTCAAAGAACGATGGGCTGCAAAATCAATCGGTCCTGTATCGGCAAAAAGGACTCGACGGTACGCCAGAACTTGTGATCGACCCGAACAAACTGTCGACCGATGGAACGACACGGCTTGGCGTTTTTTCCCTATCTAAAAACGGGAACTATGCCGTTGTGGGCTTATCGAAAGGTGGATCTGACTGGCAGGAATACCAGATCATGGACCTGGCCACGAAGCAGTATCTGCCCGAAAAAATCGAATGGGTAAAAGTATCGGGCGCGGCCTGGCAGGGCAATGGGTTTTACTATAGCCGCTACCCGAAGCCAGAAGGCAGCGCTCTGGCATCTAAAAACGAAAATCACCAGGTATTTTACCATACACTCAACACACCCCAATCGGCCGACCGGCTCGTATACGAAGATCCAAAGAATCCGCAGCGCTTTCATATAGCCAGCACCACCGACGACGAGCGGTTTCTGCTGCTCAGTGTAAGCGATCGCGGAAAAGGGAAAGATGGCAATGCCCTATTCTATATCGATTCAAAATCGGGGTCGAACTCCTTTTCTCCGGTTATTGCAGACGTTACCGACTTCAGCTATGGCGTTGTGGATAACGACAATGATCGACTGTTGATTTTAACGAATGAGAAAGCGCCGAATAGTAAAGTAATTGCCTTTGATACAAAAAAGAAGTCATTCGCCACCCTCATTGCCGAAAAGTCTGACCCCATTGCCGAAAACAGTGTTAGCGCAGCCGGCGATAAGTTATTTGTTGAATACTCGAAGGATGTAACGTCGGTGGTGCAGGTATTCAATTATGCTGGCAAACCCGAAAGTACGGTTAAACTGCCCGCTATTGGTTCTGTAGGCGGATTTGGGGGCGAAAAAGACGATAAATTTGTATTTTACACCTTTACGTCCTTTACGTTTCCACCCACTATTTACCGCTACGATATTGCCAGCGGCAAAAGCACCGTTTTCCGAGCACCCGAGGTCGACTTCAAACCAACCGATTACGAGACAAAGCAGGTTTTTTATACCAGCAAAGACGGCACCAAAGTGCCTATGTTCCTGACCTACCGGAAGGGCCTTAAACTCGATGGCACAAACCCAACCCTGTTATATGGCTATGGCGGATTCAATATTAGTCTTCCTCCGGCATTCAGTCCATTGCGTATTCCTTTTCTCGAACAGGGTGGCGTTTATGCGCAGGCTAACCTGCGTGGAGGCAGCGAATATGGCGAAAAATGGCACGAACAGGGCATGAAGCTCAAAAAACAGAATGTGTTCGACGATTTCATTGCCGCAGCCGAATACCTGATTGCCCAGAAATACACCAGCCCGGCCAAATTGGCTATTCAGGGTGGGTCGAATGGTGGCTTACTTGTAGGAGCCGTTATGAACCAACGGCCCGATTTGTTTCGGGTGGCCATTCCGCAGGTGGGCGTTATGGATATGCTTCGTTTCCACAAATTCACAATTGGCTGGAACTGGATTGCCGATTATGGCAGCAGTGATAATGCTGAAGAATTTAAGGCATTACATGCTTATTCGCCCTTGCATAATTTGAAAGCGGGTATTAACTATCCGGCTACTTTAATTACAACTGCCGACCACGACGACCGGGTGGTTCCGGCGCATTCGTTCAAGTATGCGGCCACGTTGCAGGAGGTATATAAAGGCCCTAATCCGGTGCTGATTCGGATCGACACCAATTCGGGACATGGCGCCAGCAATACCAAAAAGAATATAGAAACAACGGCCGATATTTATTCTTTCATTCTTTGGAATATGGGCATAAAAAGCCTTCGGGAAGTAGCCAGTAATTGA